In Epinephelus lanceolatus isolate andai-2023 chromosome 13, ASM4190304v1, whole genome shotgun sequence, the following are encoded in one genomic region:
- the LOC117270446 gene encoding uncharacterized protein LOC117270446: protein MYLFYVVLKSLSNILPSYSCVTFPPHLFPKDPFASSDGSTNAASSGLDLFSMMTAENNNPGSSLDACFTSVVPQPSPSPSPSSLFTSASSTITTTATISAPSAANPATDLFSADVFSSPAPILSSAPPPKIDTGAIMNLFGA, encoded by the exons ATGTATCTATTTTATGTTGTGTTAAAGTCATTGTCTAACATCCTCCCTTCCTATTCATGTGTCACATTTCCTCCCCACCTCTTCCCCAAAGACCCCTTTGCTTCCTCGGATGGTAGCACCAACGCAGCGTCTTCAGGTCTAGACCTTTTCAGCATGATGACAGCAGAGAATAATAACCCGGGTAGCTCGCTGGATGCCTGTTTCACCTCTGTGGTGCCCcagccctccccctccccttccCCTTCATCGCTCTTCACCTCCGCATCCagcaccatcaccaccactgCAACCATTTCAGCTCCCAGCGCGGCCAACCCTGCGACTGATCTTTTCAGCG CGGATGTGTTCAGCTCCCCTGCCCCCATCCTGTCCTCCGCACCCCCACCCAAAATTGACACGGGAGCCATCATGAACCTGTTTGGTG CGTGA
- the LOC117270545 gene encoding inactive serine protease 35-like — protein MGASCFLCVLLCAATLTLPGVFGKDENSKVYRWTRQSLPLLLDTHTEPLNVPLFRGQEEDEDGGGAKTLCGIECQSSLPPVDQDEQERILGYETMYENGTRTHTDISLWGFNTTSAGVPARPPARTRRKRQVYGADGRFVISDSHFITNYPFSTAVRLSSGCSGVLVSQKHVLTAARCIHDGKDYLASVRRLRVGVLQLKSKRRRGGRRRGGQQMGGRRGEDEEQVIEEGEEQNSIDGDVGRGRKGGKGRRRRGRREGEEGAADRGNMGESERKGKRRRRIRRSEPRKQPVFRWTRVKQTQIPQGWIQTKSSTNSVSPDYDYALLELKRPLKQKYMELGVAPSATLPARIHFSGYDVDKSLLDGRGDEKVVYRFCSVANESEDLMYQHCDAQPGATGAGVYVRLRQEAGEEGRKGKWQRRVIGVFSGHQWVEADGGEQRDFNVAVRITPPKYAQICHWIHGDPHLCKEV, from the coding sequence ATGGGAGCCAGTTGCTTCCTGTGTGTGCTGCTCTGCGCAGCAACTCTGACACTTCCTGGAGTTTTTGGTAAAGATGAGAACAGCAAGGTGTACAGGTGGACCAGGCAGAGCCTCCCGCTGctgctggacacacacactgagccttTGAATGTGCCTTTGTTCAGAGggcaggaggaggatgaggacgGAGGAGGGGCGAAGACACTCTGTGGAATAGAGTGTCAAAGCAGCCTGCCACCTGTAGACCAGGATGAGCAAGAGAGGATTCTGGGATACGAGACAATGTATGAGAACGGCACCCGCACGCACACAGATATCAGTTTGTGGGGTTTCAACACGACGTCTGCAGGAGTACCGGCCCGCCCACCAGCTCGCACCCGCAGGAAACGACAGGTTTATGGAGCAGATGGACGCTTTGTGATCTCTGACTCACACTTCATCACCAACTACCCTTTCTCCACCGCTGTTCGTCTCTCCTCGGGCTGCTCCGGAGTCCTGGTATCCCAGAAACACGTGCTAACGGCAGCACGCTGCATCCATGATGGGAAGGACTACCTAGCGAGTGTCAGGAGGCTGAGAGTAGGGGTGCTGCAGCTCAAGagtaagagaagaagaggggGTAGAAGGAGAGGAGGGCAGCAGATgggtgggaggagaggagaggatgaggagcaGGTGATAGAGGAAGGTGAGGAGCAGAATAGTATAGATGGAGAtgtggggagagggagaaagggaggCAAAGGCAGGAGgcgcagaggaagaagagagggtGAGGAGGGTGCAGCTGATCGTGGGAATATGGGTGAGTCAGAGAGAAAAGGGAAACGAAGACGCCGTATACGACGTAGCGAACCCAGGAAGCAGCCTGTCTTCCGTTGGACACGAGTCAAACAAACCCAAATCCCCCAAGGATGGATTCAAACCAAGAGCTCCACCAACTCAGTGTCCCCCGACTACGACTACGCCCTCCTGGAGCTGAAACGACCCCTCAAGCAAAAGTACATGGAGCTGGGAGTGGCACCCTCCGCCACCCTCCCAGCACGGATCCACTTCTCAGGCTACGACGTTGACAAAAGCCTGCTGGACGGGCGTGGAGACGAGAAGGTGGTTTATCGGTTTTGTTCGGTGGCAAACGAGTCAGAGGATTTGATGTACCAGCACTGCGATGCACAGCCGGGCGCCACAGGCGCAGGCGTTTATGTTCGTCTGAGACAGGAAGCAGGAGAGGAAGGCAGGAAAGGGAAGTGGCAGCGGAGGGTGATTGGGGTGTTTTCAGGCCATCAATGGGTGGAGGCGGATGGGGGCGAGCAGAGggactttaatgttgcagtgaGAATTACTCCACCTAAATACGCTCAGATCTGTCACTGGATCCATGGAGATCCACATCTCTGCAAAGAGGTTTGA